In Maridesulfovibrio sp., the following proteins share a genomic window:
- the nqrF gene encoding NADH:ubiquinone reductase (Na(+)-transporting) subunit F: MVEIILGVVMFTGVVLALCVFILLARAKLVPSGEVSIEINGDPEKTVVVRPGTKLLGALAEKEIYVPSACGGGGSCGQCKCHVHEGGGDILPTETSFITKREAREGMRLACQVNVKQDLKIEVPAEIFDIKKWECTVKSNIPRATFIKELTLELPAGENVDFRAGGYIQIEAPAHTVHYKDFEVGDKFREDWDKFDLWRYTSVVKEPIVRAYSMANYPEEEGIIMLNVRVCPPPPFAPDAPPGQMSSFIYSLKPGDKVTISGPYGEFFARETDAEMIFIGGGAGMAPMRSHIFDQLRRLSSTRKISYWYGARSLREMFYVEEFDKLAEDCPNFTWHVALSDPLPEDNWTGYTGFIHQVLYENYIKDHPAPEDCEFYMCGPPMMASAVEKMLMDQGVEKENIMYDDFGG, translated from the coding sequence ATGGTTGAAATAATACTCGGTGTGGTGATGTTTACCGGCGTAGTCCTTGCGCTGTGCGTGTTCATCCTTCTAGCCCGGGCCAAGCTGGTCCCCAGCGGAGAGGTGAGCATTGAAATCAACGGTGATCCGGAAAAGACCGTCGTGGTTCGTCCCGGCACCAAACTTCTCGGCGCTTTAGCGGAGAAAGAAATATATGTTCCCTCTGCCTGCGGTGGCGGTGGTTCCTGCGGCCAGTGCAAGTGCCATGTCCATGAGGGCGGCGGCGATATTCTGCCCACGGAAACCTCCTTCATCACCAAGCGTGAAGCCCGCGAGGGAATGCGTCTGGCCTGTCAGGTAAACGTTAAACAGGATCTGAAGATTGAGGTTCCGGCTGAAATCTTTGATATCAAGAAATGGGAATGCACAGTTAAATCCAATATTCCCCGTGCGACTTTTATCAAGGAACTTACCCTTGAACTTCCTGCGGGCGAAAATGTGGATTTCCGTGCCGGTGGTTACATCCAGATCGAAGCTCCGGCCCATACTGTCCACTACAAGGATTTTGAAGTCGGTGATAAATTCCGTGAGGATTGGGACAAATTCGATCTCTGGCGTTATACCTCCGTTGTCAAGGAGCCCATTGTCAGGGCATATTCCATGGCTAACTATCCAGAGGAAGAGGGCATCATCATGCTTAACGTCCGTGTCTGCCCTCCGCCGCCATTTGCTCCTGATGCCCCTCCCGGACAGATGTCATCGTTTATCTATAGCCTGAAACCCGGCGATAAAGTGACCATCTCCGGTCCCTACGGCGAGTTCTTCGCCCGGGAGACCGATGCCGAGATGATTTTTATCGGTGGTGGTGCGGGGATGGCTCCCATGCGTTCCCATATCTTTGATCAGCTTCGCCGTCTCTCGTCGACCCGTAAGATCAGTTACTGGTACGGTGCTCGCAGTCTGCGTGAAATGTTTTACGTGGAAGAGTTTGACAAGCTGGCCGAAGATTGTCCGAACTTCACATGGCATGTGGCCCTTTCAGATCCGCTGCCTGAGGACAATTGGACCGGATATACCGGATTCATCCATCAGGTGCTCTATGAAAACTACATCAAGGATCATCCTGCTCCGGAAGATTGTGAATTCTACATGTGTGGACCGCCAATGATGGCTTCTGCTGTGGAAAAAATGCTTATGGATCAGGGCGTTGAAAAAGAAAATATAATGTACGACGATTTCGGCGGCTAA
- a CDS encoding FAD:protein FMN transferase codes for MNKVFNLFRFALVSMALLLMLVGCGNDSAPVKLQGRAIGTTYSIVTYNLPENLDAHKMQQGVEQVVSGVNSVMSLFNPGSDLSRFNAYKGKDWFEVSRELALVVRTAKTISLLTGGAFDITVAPLVNLWGFGSDGRPDKVPSDEQVAAAKADIGADFVQVRIDPPALKKTKPGISIDLAAIAKGYCVDAVADWLKQNGVSDFMVEIGGEIRTGGTKPGKAPWVIGVEKPTPGGRSVQAVIELSGRAMATSGDYRNYFEAGGKRYSHIIDPVSGKPVSHNLVSVSVVEETCSMADALATGLMVMGPEQGIRLAKKNKLSAFFIVKTVDGFAETATGNFPEHKTLK; via the coding sequence GTGAATAAGGTTTTTAATTTGTTTAGATTTGCCCTCGTGAGCATGGCTTTATTGTTAATGCTTGTCGGGTGTGGCAATGATTCAGCTCCTGTGAAATTGCAGGGCAGAGCTATCGGCACGACTTATTCTATTGTGACTTATAATCTGCCGGAAAATCTTGATGCACATAAGATGCAGCAGGGTGTGGAGCAGGTTGTGTCCGGTGTGAACTCGGTCATGTCACTGTTTAATCCCGGTTCCGATCTTTCCCGTTTTAACGCGTACAAAGGTAAAGACTGGTTTGAGGTTTCAAGGGAACTTGCTTTGGTTGTCAGGACTGCCAAGACCATAAGTCTGCTCACTGGCGGTGCCTTTGACATTACTGTGGCTCCGTTGGTCAATCTCTGGGGATTCGGTTCGGATGGTCGTCCAGATAAGGTTCCTTCAGACGAGCAGGTTGCTGCTGCAAAGGCTGATATCGGAGCGGATTTCGTACAGGTGCGTATTGATCCTCCGGCATTGAAGAAAACAAAGCCGGGGATATCGATTGACCTCGCCGCTATAGCAAAAGGCTATTGCGTTGATGCCGTTGCTGATTGGCTCAAGCAGAACGGAGTTTCTGATTTCATGGTTGAGATCGGCGGAGAAATCAGAACCGGCGGAACAAAACCGGGCAAGGCGCCGTGGGTGATAGGTGTTGAAAAACCGACTCCCGGCGGCCGGTCCGTGCAGGCCGTGATAGAATTAAGCGGCCGGGCAATGGCTACCTCCGGTGATTACCGCAATTATTTTGAAGCAGGCGGGAAACGTTATTCCCACATAATCGATCCGGTCAGTGGCAAACCAGTTTCACATAATCTCGTGTCGGTCAGCGTTGTGGAAGAAACATGTTCCATGGCCGATGCCCTTGCCACTGGTCTTATGGTTATGGGACCGGAACAGGGTATAAGATTGGCGAAAAAAAATAAGCTTTCCGCTTTTTTTATTGTGAAAACGGTTGATGGCTTTGCTGAAACCGCCACCGGTAATTTCCCTGAACACAAAACATTGAAGTGA
- a CDS encoding tRNA-dihydrouridine synthase family protein, with protein MNNYKAQDLDKLASRLASPITIGGKTIFNRLWLAPMAGLTHSAFRKVLAHYGSCGLMFTEMCSAKAVPTEKPGISPVFNWHECELPNLVCQLVGATPEELVIAAKRVEEEGFFGVDINMGCSARGMIKREAGAALLKTPDMALAIVEAVREAVSIPVFIKYRTGWTDDIGPAVDLAQKFESAGADCLVFHPRVAPDKRTRPPKIDHIRYIKEAVSIPVFGNGDITTQQHCQNMFDRTGCDGISIGRMAMARPWLFAEWTTGFTPEENIFQDYVIRLADALQEEFDPIRALKRFRLFMIYFAANFRYGHSLQATFSTAKDMNDVRSMAKEHIRPDMELSITPNMNLYSL; from the coding sequence ATGAACAATTACAAAGCTCAAGATTTAGACAAGCTCGCATCCCGGCTCGCCAGCCCGATAACCATAGGTGGGAAGACTATCTTCAACAGATTATGGCTGGCTCCTATGGCTGGACTGACGCATAGTGCTTTCCGTAAAGTCCTTGCCCATTACGGTTCCTGCGGATTGATGTTTACTGAAATGTGCAGTGCCAAGGCTGTTCCCACCGAAAAGCCCGGAATTTCACCTGTTTTCAATTGGCATGAATGCGAACTCCCAAATCTGGTCTGCCAGTTGGTTGGCGCCACTCCGGAAGAACTGGTCATTGCAGCCAAGCGGGTTGAAGAAGAAGGTTTCTTCGGAGTTGATATCAACATGGGCTGCTCGGCACGCGGCATGATCAAACGCGAAGCTGGCGCCGCGCTGCTGAAGACCCCGGACATGGCTTTGGCTATTGTGGAAGCTGTCAGGGAAGCCGTGTCTATTCCGGTTTTTATTAAGTACCGCACCGGATGGACTGATGATATTGGCCCGGCTGTTGATCTAGCTCAAAAATTTGAATCGGCAGGAGCCGACTGTCTTGTTTTCCACCCACGCGTAGCCCCGGACAAGCGCACACGTCCGCCTAAAATTGATCATATCCGCTACATAAAAGAAGCGGTTTCAATACCGGTCTTCGGAAATGGAGATATAACAACCCAGCAACATTGCCAAAACATGTTCGATAGAACCGGATGCGACGGTATTTCCATCGGACGTATGGCCATGGCCCGTCCGTGGCTTTTTGCAGAGTGGACCACAGGTTTTACGCCGGAAGAAAATATTTTTCAGGACTATGTCATCCGTCTGGCCGATGCTCTCCAAGAAGAATTCGATCCCATCCGGGCGCTCAAGAGGTTCAGGCTGTTCATGATCTATTTTGCAGCCAATTTCAGATACGGGCACAGCCTGCAAGCTACTTTTTCCACTGCCAAAGATATGAACGATGTGCGTTCAATGGCAAAAGAACACATCAGACCGGACATGGAGTTAAGCATTACCCCGAATATGAACTTATATAGTCTCTGA